A genomic segment from Poecilia reticulata strain Guanapo linkage group LG3, Guppy_female_1.0+MT, whole genome shotgun sequence encodes:
- the pcdh20 gene encoding protocadherin-20, producing MFRSRYSSKRDSIWGFCILMLYTNPLSCLANFSQAKELIYKIKEGLPKGTFIGAIGVDLRLDFTVEPPFLFSLTQKKVSEQYVNINNTTGELYTSAAEIDRETLCPYSSEEQGCFLSLDVFVLPQQYFQLVKVKLLIEDVNDNRPKFPTDEIRMSVPENTPINGRFAVEQSAIDPDLGIYGVQTYWLVNDFGVFTLDVEENDGGELTPFLIVTDFLDRETQAEYVTDIIAEDGGTPPLLGAATLKIAITDVNDNCPKFTESHINVTLHGNTSKGAQLARLHAFDPDLGANAQISYAYSERVPRDTRSLFHLDKITGGIKLARKLDFVTTTFYKLTVLANGPGCIPAVAIVTVYIIKVVAGPPAVIPRYIAPEKDGVVTLKESEPAFSPIAFFTIKNMDKSQRVDCYLEGFGPFRLVPYQQLENEYLLETTETLDYERTQEYELILVANNTQGLIIKTFLKVQVLDENDNAPVFQQSLVEISIEENNSPNTFLTQLQASDPDSESRGEVIYILGGDTPGIFVVDRLTGVLTVATSLDREEKEKYRFIVRAVDQGTPRRESIATVVVTVLDRNDNSPRFINKDFTFFVPENFPGYGEIGVLSVTDPDAGKNGWVALSILNGSDIFMIDTGRGALRAKTSLDREQQGTYQLWIEAADGGVPALSSVTMVTVLLLDVNDNPPVVLFPQSNQSYMLVLPDTTPGTSIAEVYAVDKDTGMNAVIAYSIIKRKGGEPGSFAIDPETGNITLKRELSNRGLYSLLVKVSDHGQPEPLYSTVMVNFFVNETVSNESYIQSLLTRDDDIEIEEKPWYISQMTDGPERYELFPCRPILISLSVACLGLFSLVLILISFICCKRFKKIRKKRSEVEVPLKLKNGSTNFLNRKLRQMSNI from the exons ATGTTCAGGAGCAGGTACTCCAGCAAAAGAGACAGCATATGG GGTTTCTGCATCCTTATGTTGTACACCAACCCCCTCTCCTGTCTGGCAAATTTCAGTCAAGCAAAAGAGCTCATCTATAAGATAAAGGAGGGATTACCCAAGGGGACTTTCATCGGAGCTATTGGAGTGGACTTACGTTTGGATTTCACAGTTGAGCCCCCCTTTTTATTCAGTCTCACTCAAAAGAAGGTCAGTGAGCAGTATGTGAACATAAATAATACTACTGGGGAGCTTTACACATCCGCTGCTGAGATTGACAGGGAGACCCTCTGTCCTTACAGCTCAGAGGAGCAGGGATGTTTCCTTTCACTGGACGTGTTTGTGTTGCCTCAGCAGTACTTTCAGCTTGTCAAAGTAAAGCTTTTAATTGAAGACGTGAACGACAACAGGCCGAAGTTCCCCACAGATGAAATCCGCATGTCTGTCCCAGAAAACACACCAATAAATGGCCGTTTTGCGGTGGAACAGTCTGCTATTGACCCGGACCTGGGGATTTATGGAGTGCAGACCTACTGGCTGGTTAACGACTTTGGTGTGTTCACTCTGGATGTAGAGGAGAATGATGGAGGTGAGCTGACACCGTTCCTCATTGTGACAGACTTTTTAGACAGAGAGACGCAAGCTGAATATGTTACAGATATCATTGCAGAAGACGGAGGGACCCCTCCTCTTCTTGGAGCAGCAACTTTAAAAATCGCCATCACAGACGTAAATGACAACTGCCCTAAATTTACAGAGTCACACATTAATGTCACTCTGCACGGGAATACCAGCAAAGGGGCACAGTTGGCACGTTTGCATGCTTTTGACCCTGACCTTGGTGCTAATGCACAGATCAGCTACGCTTACAGTGAACGTGTGCCAAGGGACACCAGGAGCTTGTTCCATTTGGACAAAATTACAGGGGGGATCAAGCTAGCCAGGAAACTAGACTTTGTCACAACCACATTTTACAAACTAACTGTTCTGGCCAATGGACCTGGCTGCATCCCTGCCGTTGCAATTGTAACCGTGTATATCATCAAAGTGGTTGCAGGACCCCCTGCTGTCATACCTAGATATATCGCGCCTGAAAAGGATGGAGTGGTGACATTAAAGGAGTCTGAGCCAGCTTTTTCTCCAATAGCATTTTTTACTATCAAAAACATGGACAAAAGCCAAAGGGTGGACTGTTATTTGGAAGGGTTTGGTCCCTTCAGGCTTGTCCCATACCAGCAGTTAGAAAATGAGTATTTACTAGAAACAACAGAGACCTTGGACTATGAGAGGACTCAGGAATATGAGCTAATTCTGGTTGCTAACAATACCCAAGGTCTAATCATAAAGACTTTCCTAAAGGTGCAGGTTTTGGATGAGAACGACAATGCACCAGTGTTTCAACAGTCTTTGGTGGAAATATCAATTGAGGAAAATAATTCACCAAACACATTCCTAACTCAGCTCCAAGCCTCAGACCCAGACAGTGAAAGTCGAGGGGAGGTAATCTACATCCTGGGTGGGGATACTCCTGGGATTTTTGTTGTGGATCGTCTGACGGGGGTTTTGACTGTTGCGACATCGCTtgacagagaggaaaaagaaaaatatcggTTCATAGTTAGAGCAGTAGATCAGGGGACGCCTAGGAGGGAGTCAATTGCTACGGTGGTGGTGACTGTGCTGGACCGCAATGACAACAGTCCACGTTTCATTAACAAGGATTTTACCTTCTTTGTGCCAGAGAACTTTCCTGGATATGGGGAAATTGGTGTCCTCTCTGTGACGGATCCTGATGCTGGTAAGAATGGGTGGGTAGCCCTGTCCATCCTTAATGGCAGTGACATTTTTATGATAGACACTGGCCGAGGTGCACTGAGGGCCAAGACATCCCTAGACCGTGAGCAGCAAGGCACGTACCAGCTGTGGATTGAGGCCGCTGACGGTGGGGTGCCAGCGCTTTCCTCTGTTACTATGGTGACTGTTCTCTTGTTGGATGTGAATGACAACCCGCCAGTTGTTCTTTTCCCTCAGTCCAACCAGTCCTACATGCTGGTGCTACCTGATACGACACCTGGAACATCAATAGCAGAAGTGTACGCAGTGGACAAAGACACAGGGATGAATGCTGTGATTGCCTACAGTATCATTAAAAGGAAAGGGGGTGAGCCAGGGTCATTTGCCATCGACCCAGAAACGGGGAACATAACATTAAAGAGAGAGCTCAGCAACAGGGGGCTTTACAGCCTTCTAGTGAAAGTTAGTGATCACGGTCAACCTGAACCGCTTTACTCAACGGTCATGGTTAACTTCTTTGTCAATGAAACGGTGAGTAATGAGAGTTACATCCAAAGTCTGCTGACCAGGGACGATGACATAGAAATTGAAGAGAAGCCCTGGTACATCAGTCAGATGACAGATGGGCCAGAGAGGTATGAGCTGTTCCCCTGTCGGCCCATCCTCATCAGTCTTTCAGTGGCGTGTCTCGGGTTGTTTTCCCTGGTTCTCATATTGATATCATTTATATGCTGCAAGAGATTCAAAAAGATAAGGAAGAAGAGATCAGAAGTGGAAGTAcctttaaaattgaaaaatggcTCGACGAACTTTCTGAACAGAAAACTCAGGCAGATGTCAAACATCTGA